A part of Dreissena polymorpha isolate Duluth1 chromosome 13, UMN_Dpol_1.0, whole genome shotgun sequence genomic DNA contains:
- the LOC127855570 gene encoding pre-mRNA-processing factor 40 homolog A-like isoform X2 → MMRPPAPFPVHMSSPGYMPPMGPGDGGMPPMMPPSAPPGFPGAVYPPMMGMPPVGPGGYPMNPQMGGMQNNSAQSEQKPEKKSPWTEHKAPDGRTYYYNQVSKQSSWEKPKDLQTDTELLLSRCPWKEYKSDTGKVYYHNSVTKESRWTKPKELEELEASIAKQREAEKGSGDATEEAPKVEAAKPLSTIEQAMQATLASIELPPPPTAVAAQVKQPEKESSESSSESEEEKPQQKKQMPLKFRNKKEAMDAFKALLKEKKVPSTASWENAMKLIVNDPRYGALKHLNERKQAFNEYKTQRVKEEKEEARLRAKQAKEDLEKFLLRHEKMTSAVKYWKADSMFSDYEEWQSVHDRDRRDLFDDVIHMLEKREKEEAKTLRKRNIKVFSEILDSMPNLTYGTTWSEAQQMLLDNPRFTEDPDLQNMDKEDALVCFEEHIRMLEQENDDEKERERRRVKRQQRKNREGFLVLLDELHEQGRLNSMSLWMDLFHIVSSDLRFQQMLGQPGSTPLDLFKFYVEDLKARFHDEKKIVKEILRDKGFFIEVNTSFEDFSNIIADDRRANTLDTGNIKLTYNSLIEKAEAREKDRLKEEARKLRKLETSFKNMLGDADPPIEENQKWEEIRPRFESKPAFEAISLESERQRLYKEFQVAMEEACVHLPKHSRKKKSKKHKGRRSRSRSKSVDYSDEDASSRHKSKKSKKTRSRSASVSHSEAEKEDKSSRKHKKKTKKKKYKGGSGYSSEGDMSADELEKQRRLLLQQLEADHA, encoded by the exons ATGAGCAGCCCAGGCTACATGCCACCTATGGGTCCAGGTGACGGTGGAATGCCCCCTATGATGCCACCTTCTGCTCCCCCAG GTTTCCCTGGTGCTGTTTACCCTCCCATGATGGGAATGCCACCTGTGGGCCCAGGAGGATATCCCATGAACCCTCAGATGGGAGGCATGCAGAACAACTCTGCCCAGTCGGAACAGAAACCTGAAAAG AAGTCTCCCTGGACTGAACACAAGGCTCCCGATGGCCGCACATATTACTACAACCAGGTATCTAAACAGTCCAGCTGGGAGAAACCTAAAGACCTTCAAACTGATACAGAG TTGTTGTTGTCTCGGTGCCCATGGAAGGAGTACAAGTCAGACACAGGCAAGGTGTATTACCACAACTCTGTCACCAAGGAATCTCGCTGGACCAAGCCTAAAGAACTTGAGGAATTGGAAG CAAGTATTGCCAAGCAAAGGGAGGCTGAAAA AGGAAGCGGTGATGCCACGGAAGAGGCTCCAAAAGTGGAAGCTGCAAAGCCCCTATCAACCATAGAACAGGCGATGCAAGCCACACTTGCCAGTATAGAGCTACCTCCCCCACCCACCGCCGTGGCAGCGCAGGTCAAACAACCCGAAAAAGAGAGCTCGGAGAGCAG TTCTGAATCCGAGGAAGAAAAGCCGCAACAGAAGAAACAGATGCCATTAAAGTTCAGGAACAAGAAGGAGGCCATGGATGCTTTCAAAGCTCTGCTGAAAGAAAAG AAAGTCCCATCGACTGCATCATGGGAGAATGCAATGAAGCTGATAGTGAACGACCCCAGGTACGGAGCTCTGAAGCACCTCAACGAGAGGAAACAGGCATTCAATGAGTACAAGACACAGCGGGTCAAGGAGGAGAAG GAAGAGGCACGTCTGCGAGCCAAGCAGGCCAAGGAAGACCTGGAGAAGTTCCTGTTGAGGCACGAGAAAATGACGTCTGCTGTGAAATACTG GAAAGCTGACAGCATGTTCTCTGACTATGAAGAATGGCAGTCAGTGCATGACCGGGACAGACGAGATCTCTTTGATGATGTGATCCATATGCTGGAGAAACGAGAAAAG GAGGAGGCTAAGACTTTGAGAAAGCGCAACATTAAGGTGTTCAGTGAGATCCTGGACTCGATGCCCAACCTGACATACGGTACCACGTGGTCCGAGGCCCAGCAGATGTTACTGGACAACCCACGCTTCACAGAGGACCCAGATCTGCAGA ACATGGACAAAGAGGACGCGCTGGTCTGTTTTGAGGAGCACATACGGATGCTCGAGCAGGAGAATGACGACGAGAAGGAACGAGAAAGACGACGCGTCAAACGTCAGCAGCGGAAAAATCGTGAGGGCTTTCTCGTGCTGCTTGATGAACTTCACGAGCAGGGCAGACTGAACTCCATGTCGCTCTGGATGGACCTATTCCACATCGTCAGCTCAGACCTCCGCTTTCAGCAGATGCTTGGTCAGCCGG GATCTACTCCGCTGGACTTGTTCAAGTTTTATGTGGAGGATCTCAAAGCCAGGTTCCATGATGAGAAGAAAATCGTGAAGGAAATTTTAAGG GACAAAGGGTTTTTCATTGAAGTGAACACGTCGTTTGAAGACTTCTCCAATATAATTGCTGACGACAGGCGGGCAAACACTCTGGACACTGGAAACATCAAACTCACATACAACAGC TTGATAGAAAAAGCCGAGGCTCGTGAAAAAGACCGATTGAAGGAGGAGGCTCGCAAACTTCGGAAGCTCGAGACATCGTTTAAAAACATGCTGGGAGATGCAGACCCTCCGATAGAGGAGAACCAGAAATGGGAAGAG ATTCGCCCTCGATTTGAGAGCAAGCCAGCCTTTGAGGCCATCAGCCTGGAGTCAGAGAGACAGCGTCTCTACAAGGAGTTCCAGGTTGCCATGGAAGAGGCCTGCGTGCACCTGCCCAAACACTCGCGCAAGAAGAAGTCCAAGAAACACAAAGGGCGACGGTCAAGATCGCGTTCAAAATCT GTTGATTATTCAGATGAAGATGCAAGTTCACGACATAAATCAAAGAAGAGTAAGAAGACGAGATCTCGATCTGCAAGTGTATCCCATTCTG aagCAGAGAAAGAAGACAAATCCTCGAGGAAACACAAGAAGAAGACCAAGAAGAAGAAGTACAAAGGAGGG agcgGCTATTCGTCAGAGGGTGACATGAGTGCTGATGAACTTGAAAAACAGCGCCGACTGTTGCTGCAACAGCTTGAAGCAGACCATGCATAG
- the LOC127855570 gene encoding pre-mRNA-processing factor 40 homolog A-like isoform X1, producing MMRPPAPFPVHMSSPGYMPPMGPGDGGMPPMMPPSAPPGFPGAVYPPMMGMPPVGPGGYPMNPQMGGMQNNSAQSEQKPEKKSPWTEHKAPDGRTYYYNQVSKQSSWEKPKDLQTDTELLLSRCPWKEYKSDTGKVYYHNSVTKESRWTKPKELEELEASIAKQREAEKGSGDATEEAPKVEAAKPLSTIEQAMQATLASIELPPPPTAVAAQVKQPEKESSESSSSESEEEKPQQKKQMPLKFRNKKEAMDAFKALLKEKKVPSTASWENAMKLIVNDPRYGALKHLNERKQAFNEYKTQRVKEEKEEARLRAKQAKEDLEKFLLRHEKMTSAVKYWKADSMFSDYEEWQSVHDRDRRDLFDDVIHMLEKREKEEAKTLRKRNIKVFSEILDSMPNLTYGTTWSEAQQMLLDNPRFTEDPDLQNMDKEDALVCFEEHIRMLEQENDDEKERERRRVKRQQRKNREGFLVLLDELHEQGRLNSMSLWMDLFHIVSSDLRFQQMLGQPGSTPLDLFKFYVEDLKARFHDEKKIVKEILRDKGFFIEVNTSFEDFSNIIADDRRANTLDTGNIKLTYNSLIEKAEAREKDRLKEEARKLRKLETSFKNMLGDADPPIEENQKWEEIRPRFESKPAFEAISLESERQRLYKEFQVAMEEACVHLPKHSRKKKSKKHKGRRSRSRSKSVDYSDEDASSRHKSKKSKKTRSRSASVSHSEAEKEDKSSRKHKKKTKKKKYKGGSGYSSEGDMSADELEKQRRLLLQQLEADHA from the exons ATGAGCAGCCCAGGCTACATGCCACCTATGGGTCCAGGTGACGGTGGAATGCCCCCTATGATGCCACCTTCTGCTCCCCCAG GTTTCCCTGGTGCTGTTTACCCTCCCATGATGGGAATGCCACCTGTGGGCCCAGGAGGATATCCCATGAACCCTCAGATGGGAGGCATGCAGAACAACTCTGCCCAGTCGGAACAGAAACCTGAAAAG AAGTCTCCCTGGACTGAACACAAGGCTCCCGATGGCCGCACATATTACTACAACCAGGTATCTAAACAGTCCAGCTGGGAGAAACCTAAAGACCTTCAAACTGATACAGAG TTGTTGTTGTCTCGGTGCCCATGGAAGGAGTACAAGTCAGACACAGGCAAGGTGTATTACCACAACTCTGTCACCAAGGAATCTCGCTGGACCAAGCCTAAAGAACTTGAGGAATTGGAAG CAAGTATTGCCAAGCAAAGGGAGGCTGAAAA AGGAAGCGGTGATGCCACGGAAGAGGCTCCAAAAGTGGAAGCTGCAAAGCCCCTATCAACCATAGAACAGGCGATGCAAGCCACACTTGCCAGTATAGAGCTACCTCCCCCACCCACCGCCGTGGCAGCGCAGGTCAAACAACCCGAAAAAGAGAGCTCGGAGAGCAG TAGTTCTGAATCCGAGGAAGAAAAGCCGCAACAGAAGAAACAGATGCCATTAAAGTTCAGGAACAAGAAGGAGGCCATGGATGCTTTCAAAGCTCTGCTGAAAGAAAAG AAAGTCCCATCGACTGCATCATGGGAGAATGCAATGAAGCTGATAGTGAACGACCCCAGGTACGGAGCTCTGAAGCACCTCAACGAGAGGAAACAGGCATTCAATGAGTACAAGACACAGCGGGTCAAGGAGGAGAAG GAAGAGGCACGTCTGCGAGCCAAGCAGGCCAAGGAAGACCTGGAGAAGTTCCTGTTGAGGCACGAGAAAATGACGTCTGCTGTGAAATACTG GAAAGCTGACAGCATGTTCTCTGACTATGAAGAATGGCAGTCAGTGCATGACCGGGACAGACGAGATCTCTTTGATGATGTGATCCATATGCTGGAGAAACGAGAAAAG GAGGAGGCTAAGACTTTGAGAAAGCGCAACATTAAGGTGTTCAGTGAGATCCTGGACTCGATGCCCAACCTGACATACGGTACCACGTGGTCCGAGGCCCAGCAGATGTTACTGGACAACCCACGCTTCACAGAGGACCCAGATCTGCAGA ACATGGACAAAGAGGACGCGCTGGTCTGTTTTGAGGAGCACATACGGATGCTCGAGCAGGAGAATGACGACGAGAAGGAACGAGAAAGACGACGCGTCAAACGTCAGCAGCGGAAAAATCGTGAGGGCTTTCTCGTGCTGCTTGATGAACTTCACGAGCAGGGCAGACTGAACTCCATGTCGCTCTGGATGGACCTATTCCACATCGTCAGCTCAGACCTCCGCTTTCAGCAGATGCTTGGTCAGCCGG GATCTACTCCGCTGGACTTGTTCAAGTTTTATGTGGAGGATCTCAAAGCCAGGTTCCATGATGAGAAGAAAATCGTGAAGGAAATTTTAAGG GACAAAGGGTTTTTCATTGAAGTGAACACGTCGTTTGAAGACTTCTCCAATATAATTGCTGACGACAGGCGGGCAAACACTCTGGACACTGGAAACATCAAACTCACATACAACAGC TTGATAGAAAAAGCCGAGGCTCGTGAAAAAGACCGATTGAAGGAGGAGGCTCGCAAACTTCGGAAGCTCGAGACATCGTTTAAAAACATGCTGGGAGATGCAGACCCTCCGATAGAGGAGAACCAGAAATGGGAAGAG ATTCGCCCTCGATTTGAGAGCAAGCCAGCCTTTGAGGCCATCAGCCTGGAGTCAGAGAGACAGCGTCTCTACAAGGAGTTCCAGGTTGCCATGGAAGAGGCCTGCGTGCACCTGCCCAAACACTCGCGCAAGAAGAAGTCCAAGAAACACAAAGGGCGACGGTCAAGATCGCGTTCAAAATCT GTTGATTATTCAGATGAAGATGCAAGTTCACGACATAAATCAAAGAAGAGTAAGAAGACGAGATCTCGATCTGCAAGTGTATCCCATTCTG aagCAGAGAAAGAAGACAAATCCTCGAGGAAACACAAGAAGAAGACCAAGAAGAAGAAGTACAAAGGAGGG agcgGCTATTCGTCAGAGGGTGACATGAGTGCTGATGAACTTGAAAAACAGCGCCGACTGTTGCTGCAACAGCTTGAAGCAGACCATGCATAG